Proteins co-encoded in one Zootoca vivipara chromosome 3, rZooViv1.1, whole genome shotgun sequence genomic window:
- the COL10A1 gene encoding collagen alpha-1(X) chain, with translation MPSGFRNMKLQISFLLLLFSVNIVYSTVGYYPERFKVQSSESIKGPAFLPFGVKSQVVQARGDQGPSGPAGPPGPRGLPGPAGAPGKPGYGSQGPQGPPGPPGPPGLSTVGKPGLPGLQGRPGERGLTGEKGDMGPAGLPGPRGPPGAPGIPGPAGISVAGKQGVPGPQGLRGAPGEKGEPGIPGINGQKGESGYGAPGRPGERGLPGPRGPSGPPGPAGVGRPGERGFPGEPGIKGERGFPGTSGPIGTPGPQGSRGEPGEPGVGKPGPSGPPGIPGVPGAKGLPGPSGLPGPSGLPGFGKPGLPGMKGQRGPEGLPGAPGAKGEQGPAGAPGEPGPLGPPGNVGPQGLRGAAGENGLPGLKGERGPTGPAGSPGLKGERGLPGLQGKSGYPGEPGLTGPKGQPGLPGPKGDAGHAGQPGLPGPMGSPGPKGVAGVNGEQGPRGPPGIPGTKGPIGPPGIPGFPGSKGETGAPGLPGPAGIAAKGLDGPMGPPGPPGPKGHNGEPGLPGPPGPPGPPGVIPGGQALAGMPVMKAGEVQGLTGFPVSAFTATLSKAYPASAAPIRFDKILYNRQQHYDPRSGIFTCRIPGLYYFAYHVHVKGSHVWVGLYKNGSPIMYTFDEYQKGYLDQASGSAVIELMENDQVWLQLPNNESNGLFSSEYVHSSFSGFLFAQI, from the exons ATGCCG AGCGGATTTAGGAATATGAAGTTACAAAtatcttttctgctgctgctgttttccgtgAACATTGTCTACAGCACTGTTGGCTATTATCCTGAACGCTTTAAGGTGCAGTCTAGTGAATCAATAAAAGGGCCTGCTTTCCTCCCTTTCGGTGTGAAAAGCCAAG tTGTCCAGGCAAGGGGCGATCAAGGCCCTTCTGGTCCAGCAGGCCCTCCTGGTCCAAGAGGACTCCCAGGCCCTGCAGGGGCTCCAGGAAAACCAGGATATGGAAGCCAAGGACCTCAAGGGCCACCGGGACCCCCAGGACCCCCAGGACTTTCAACCGTTGGAAAGCCAGGCCTGCCAGGTTTGCAAGGAAGGCCAGGGGAAAGAGGACTAACTGGTGAAAAAGGAGATATGGGCCCCGCCGGTCTCCCAGGGCCAAGAGGTCCCCCAGGGGCCCCTGGAATTCCTGGTCCAGCTGGGATATCTGTTGCTGGAAAACAAGGGGTGCCAGGGCCACAAGGGCTAAGAGGTGCCCCAGGAGAAAAAGGTGAGCCAGGCATTCCTGGTATCAATGGACAGAAGGGCGAGAGCGGATATGGGGCTCCAGGTCGCCCAGGAGAAAGAGGTCTGCCGGGGCCACGGGGACCTTCAGGCCCTCCAGGACCAGCAGGGGTAGGAAGGCCTGGGGAAAGGGGATTTCCAGGTGAGCCAGGTATTAAAGGGGAGCGGGGTTTTCCAGGCACCTCAGGCCCAATTGGTACCCCAGGTCCACAAGGCTCTCGTGGGGAACCTGGAGAACCAGGAGTAGGAAAACCTGGACCAAGTGGACCACCAGGAATACCAGGGGTCCCTGGAGCAAAAGGACTTCCAGGTCCCTCTGGCCTTCCTGGGCCTTCTGGTCTCCCAGGATTTGGGAAACCAGGGTTGCCAGGGATGAAGGGACAGAGAGGACCTGAAGGTCTCCCTGGTGCCCCAGGAGCAAAGGGAGAACAAGGACCAGCTGGTGCTCCAGGTGAACCAGGGCCACTCGGACCACCTGGGAATGTAGGCCCTCAAGGGCTCAGAGGTGCAGCAGGTGAAAATGGCCTCCCTGGACTCAAGGGTGAGAGAGGCCCTACAGGTCCAGCAGGATCCCCAGGGCTTAAAGGGGAGAGGGGTCTACCAGGACTGCAGGGGAAATCAGGATACCCAGGGGAGCCAGGACTTACTGGCCCAAAAGGACAACCAGGTTTGCCAGGTCCAAAAGGGGATGCAGGGCATGCTGGGCAACCTGGCCTACCTGGCCCAATGGGATCACCAGGACCTAAGGGAGTGGCAGGAGTCAATGGTGAACAAGGCCCTAGAGGACCGCCAGGAATACCTGGTACAAAAGGACCAATTGGTCCTCCAGGTATTCCAGGATTCCCTGGCAGTAAAGGGGAAACGGGTGCACCAGGATTACCAGGCCCAGCTGGTATTGCTGCAAAGGGTTTAGATGGGCCTATGGGACCTCCAGGACCACCAGGCCCCAAAGGCCACAATGGAGAGCCTGGTTTGCCAGGTCCTCCAGGTCCTCCTGGACCTCCTGGAGTAATCCCAGGAGGCCAGGCCCTGGCCGGAATGCCTGTTATGAAAGCTGGTGAAGTGCAAGGTCTAACTGGCTTTCCGGTGTCAGCTTTCACTGCCACTCTTTCCAAAGCTTACCCTGCATCAGCTGCCCCTATCAGATTTGATAAGATCCTGTACAACAGACAACAGCACTACGACCCCAGGTCAGGGATCTTCACTTGCAGGATACCAGGACTTTACTACTTTGCTTACCACGTGCATGTGAAAGGGTCACATGTTTGGGTAGGCCTGTACAAAAATGGCTCGCCCATCATGTACACCTTTGATGAGTACCAGAAAGGCTACCTCGATCAGGCTTCTGGCAGTGCTGTTATTGAGCTCATGGAAAATGACCAAGTCTGGTTGCAGCTGCCCAACAATGAATCGAACGGCCTGTTCTCTTCAGAGTACGTTCACTCCTCCTTCTCAGGTTTCTTATTTGCACAAATATAA